One Sphingomonas endolithica DNA segment encodes these proteins:
- a CDS encoding M1 family metallopeptidase: MKIASLAVLAASISSPALAAGQLPKGVAPVSYDIAVTPDAAAMSFTGTETAMVDVRQATRTITLNAAELDITAATFDGKKVPYTLDAAKQLVTVTLPGTATVGRHALTFAWKGKINTSAAGLFAIDYANPDGKQARMLVTQFEAPDARRFAPMFDEPGFKAKFTLSAVAPAGQTAFSNMPAAKITKRADGSRLYTFGQTPTMSSYLLFLGVGDVERTTLSAGKTEIGVITRRGVGTQSAYALGAAKRLLAYYNDYFGTPYPLPKMDMIGGPGSSQFFGAMENWGAIFYFENELLFDEARASETQKQRIYTVIAHEMAHQWFGDLVTMAWWDDLWLNEGFASWMEGKATGALVPQWNARAALVGSEREGGMAQDAVASTHPVIRKLETVDEIGQAFDGITYQKGQAVIGMVEAYVGPDAFRTGVRNYMAKYKYSNTVTDQLWTEIGAAAGKPVADIAHDFTLQGGVPLISVKSVSCSGGTTNAVLSQGRFGLDAASKVATTWRVPATMAVLGGGEGEGIVRGAAGATLSAKGCGTLLVNRGKAGYYRVQYDAPGHDAIVRDFAKLPLADQLGTLGDDLALSLSGDQDLSRYLAVQGAVPANADPLVWNMVSGQIGTLAALYDGTSLEAGIDARSRAMLRPVLDKIGLVPVAGENPLASTLRESLIGRLGAAGDPTVLKAARDYVAKLKTDPTAIPPGIRLAILRVYAANATPAEWETLLAMTRAEQNPVVRNGYVTLLGNSRDPQLGQRAIDLVKTNEFSAPQRASLLRSVANRHPDLAFDFAAANVAMVDTFNEQSSRPRYIVGLATASSDPAMPGKIRAFADANLAVQAREGATRTINTIEVRRATMKRLQPAVATWLGK; encoded by the coding sequence TTGAAAATCGCTTCGCTCGCCGTGCTTGCTGCGTCCATCTCCTCGCCGGCTTTGGCTGCGGGGCAACTGCCAAAGGGCGTGGCGCCGGTGTCGTACGATATTGCCGTGACGCCCGATGCCGCCGCGATGTCGTTCACCGGCACCGAGACGGCCATGGTCGATGTGCGCCAGGCGACGCGGACGATCACCTTGAACGCTGCCGAGCTCGATATCACGGCGGCGACGTTCGATGGCAAGAAGGTGCCGTACACGCTCGATGCGGCCAAGCAGCTCGTCACCGTCACACTGCCGGGCACGGCCACCGTCGGCCGCCATGCACTGACCTTCGCGTGGAAAGGCAAGATCAACACCTCGGCTGCGGGGCTGTTCGCGATCGACTATGCCAACCCCGACGGCAAGCAGGCGCGGATGCTGGTCACGCAGTTCGAAGCACCCGATGCGCGCCGTTTCGCGCCGATGTTCGACGAACCCGGCTTCAAGGCGAAGTTCACGCTGAGCGCGGTGGCGCCGGCCGGGCAGACCGCTTTCTCGAACATGCCCGCCGCCAAGATCACCAAGCGCGCCGACGGTAGCCGGCTGTACACGTTCGGCCAGACGCCGACCATGTCCAGCTACCTGCTGTTCCTTGGGGTCGGCGATGTCGAGCGTACCACGCTGAGCGCCGGCAAGACCGAGATCGGCGTCATCACCCGGCGCGGCGTCGGCACGCAGAGCGCCTATGCGCTGGGCGCGGCCAAGCGGTTGCTGGCCTATTACAACGATTATTTCGGAACGCCCTATCCGTTGCCCAAGATGGACATGATCGGTGGCCCGGGTTCCAGCCAGTTCTTTGGCGCGATGGAGAATTGGGGCGCGATCTTCTATTTCGAGAACGAATTGCTGTTCGATGAGGCGCGTGCCAGCGAGACCCAGAAGCAGCGCATCTACACCGTGATCGCGCACGAGATGGCGCACCAATGGTTCGGCGATCTCGTAACCATGGCGTGGTGGGACGACCTGTGGCTCAATGAAGGCTTCGCGTCGTGGATGGAAGGCAAGGCGACCGGCGCCTTGGTCCCGCAGTGGAATGCGCGCGCGGCGTTGGTCGGCAGCGAGCGCGAGGGCGGCATGGCGCAGGATGCGGTGGCCAGCACCCACCCGGTGATCCGCAAGCTCGAGACGGTCGACGAGATCGGCCAGGCGTTCGACGGCATCACGTACCAGAAGGGCCAGGCAGTGATCGGCATGGTCGAGGCCTATGTCGGTCCCGATGCCTTCCGCACCGGCGTGCGCAACTACATGGCGAAGTACAAATATTCGAACACGGTCACTGACCAATTGTGGACCGAGATCGGCGCCGCGGCGGGCAAGCCCGTGGCGGACATCGCGCATGATTTCACGTTGCAGGGCGGCGTCCCGCTGATCTCGGTGAAGAGTGTGTCGTGCTCCGGCGGCACCACCAATGCGGTGCTGAGCCAGGGCCGGTTCGGGCTCGATGCCGCGTCCAAGGTTGCCACCACCTGGCGCGTGCCGGCGACGATGGCGGTGCTCGGCGGTGGCGAGGGTGAGGGGATCGTCCGTGGTGCGGCGGGCGCCACGCTGAGCGCGAAGGGCTGCGGCACCTTGCTCGTCAATCGCGGCAAGGCCGGCTATTACCGCGTGCAATATGACGCGCCCGGCCATGACGCGATCGTCCGCGACTTTGCGAAGCTCCCGCTGGCCGACCAGCTCGGCACGCTCGGCGACGATCTTGCGCTGTCGCTCAGCGGCGATCAGGATCTGTCGCGTTATCTGGCGGTGCAGGGCGCCGTACCGGCCAATGCCGATCCGCTGGTGTGGAACATGGTCTCGGGCCAGATCGGCACGCTCGCCGCGCTGTATGACGGTACGTCGCTGGAGGCCGGGATCGACGCACGCAGCCGCGCGATGCTGCGGCCGGTGCTCGACAAGATCGGCCTGGTGCCGGTGGCCGGGGAAAATCCGCTGGCCTCGACGCTGCGCGAGTCGCTGATTGGGCGGCTGGGTGCCGCGGGTGACCCCACAGTGTTAAAGGCCGCGCGCGATTACGTCGCCAAGCTCAAGACCGATCCGACCGCGATCCCGCCCGGCATCCGGCTCGCGATCCTGCGGGTGTACGCGGCCAATGCCACGCCGGCCGAGTGGGAGACGCTGCTCGCCATGACGCGTGCCGAGCAGAACCCGGTAGTCAGGAACGGCTATGTGACGTTGCTCGGCAACTCCCGCGATCCGCAGCTCGGCCAGCGTGCGATCGATCTGGTGAAGACCAACGAGTTCAGCGCGCCGCAGCGCGCCAGCCTGCTGCGTTCTGTCGCCAACCGGCATCCGGATCTCGCCTTCGACTTTGCGGCCGCCAATGTCGCGATGGTCGACACGTTCAACGAACAGAGCTCGCGCCCGCGCTACATCGTGGGTTTGGCGACGGCCTCGAGCGATCCGGCGATGCCGGGGAAGATCCGGGCTTTTGCCGATGCCAACCTAGCGGTCCAGGCACGCGAAGGCGCGACGCGCACGATCAACACGATCGAAGTGCGCCGGGCGACGATGAAGCGCCTGCAGCCGGCTGTGGCGACGTGGCTGGGGAAGTGA
- a CDS encoding sensor histidine kinase has product MAVEAAGVSLWAWNVDDDHFTMDERGFELWGIPWRETVTFEELSEHIHPMDRDRVRAGFAATRAVLGPYETDFRVMIDDEVRWVSARGQGQDVGIVGRTMFGIFLDVTGRKQAEEGHELLAGEMSHRVKNLLAIAAGLAEITSRSTETTADMAREMSQRLTALGRAHDLVRPLPGGQGQAALLGDLLSVLLAPYDDLGAFSGRIRVAVERMGVGEAAATSLALVVHELATNSLKYGALSVETGTLDVSSTSDGTMISLIWMERGGPAVSAPPERAGFGSKLVDRSVARQLGGSIDYDWDDGGLTATLRLDRAKLTV; this is encoded by the coding sequence TTGGCGGTCGAGGCGGCCGGGGTGTCGCTCTGGGCGTGGAACGTCGACGACGACCATTTCACCATGGACGAGCGCGGTTTCGAGCTCTGGGGCATTCCGTGGCGGGAGACCGTCACGTTCGAGGAGCTATCGGAGCATATCCACCCGATGGACCGGGACCGGGTTCGCGCCGGCTTTGCCGCGACGCGCGCGGTGCTGGGGCCGTACGAAACCGATTTCCGGGTCATGATCGACGACGAGGTCAGGTGGGTATCGGCCCGTGGCCAGGGCCAGGACGTCGGCATCGTCGGGCGCACCATGTTCGGCATCTTCCTCGACGTGACCGGGCGCAAGCAGGCCGAGGAAGGGCATGAATTGCTCGCCGGGGAAATGAGCCACCGGGTGAAGAACCTGCTGGCGATCGCGGCAGGACTGGCCGAGATCACCTCGCGATCGACCGAGACCACGGCCGACATGGCGCGCGAAATGTCGCAGCGCCTGACCGCGCTCGGTCGCGCGCATGACCTGGTTCGACCGTTGCCGGGTGGACAGGGACAGGCGGCGCTGCTGGGGGATCTGCTTTCCGTCCTCCTCGCACCCTATGACGATCTCGGCGCGTTCAGCGGACGCATCCGCGTCGCGGTCGAGCGCATGGGCGTGGGCGAAGCCGCCGCGACGAGCCTGGCGCTGGTCGTCCACGAACTGGCGACGAACTCGCTGAAATACGGTGCGCTATCGGTCGAGACCGGCACGCTCGATGTCTCCAGCACATCCGACGGCACCATGATCAGCCTGATCTGGATGGAGCGCGGTGGTCCGGCCGTTTCGGCACCGCCGGAACGAGCCGGGTTCGGCAGCAAGCTGGTCGATCGCAGTGTCGCGCGGCAGCTGGGCGGATCGATCGACTATGATTGGGATGACGGTGGGCTGACGGCGACCTTGCGCCTGGATCGCGCCAAGTTGACGGTGTGA
- a CDS encoding hybrid sensor histidine kinase/response regulator: MAASAFDDHLAGRRFELLVQSVTDYAIYMLDPAGRVVTWNPGAERFKLYAAGEIVGEHFSRFFTPEDRDAELPLKALETAARDGRFEAEGWRVRKDGTRFWAHAVLDPIRSDDGSLIGFAKITRDITEKRRLEQASFDSELQFRLLVQGVRDYAIYMLDRDGLITSWNSGARAIKGYEEVEMLGQHFSRFYTADDLARGAPKAALETALREGKFEAEAQRVRKDGSLFWAHVIIDPIYNEAGEHVGFAKITRDISTKRQAEEELREAQAALLQSQKLQALGELAGGIAHDFNNLMTVMSGSADFLLRQPDMSVEKRNRYLHVMLETAERATSLTSQLLAFARRQPLEPEVMDLSVRMDAMGEMLQRTLGGQYDLQLDLSPALWRVEIDPTGLETALLNAVLNARDAMPNGGQITIATKNLTQADGDMVALSISDTGEGIPRDKLERVFEPFFTTKPTGKGTGLGLSQIHGFGIQSGGAVSIESEVGRGTTVHILLPRTTKSLRHDTDGRSDIAIPAGLHVLLVEDSDHVRYFARELLEDFGCIVVEAANGEEALGHLREGAFDIVFSDIVMPGISGLDLAQRIQHDHPDLPVLLASGYSSKQFIPVDQREFPILRKPYKLETLAASINQLLGAR; this comes from the coding sequence ATGGCTGCGTCTGCTTTCGATGATCATCTCGCCGGCCGGCGTTTCGAACTGCTCGTCCAATCGGTGACGGACTACGCGATCTACATGCTCGACCCAGCTGGTCGGGTCGTCACCTGGAACCCCGGCGCCGAGCGTTTCAAGCTCTACGCGGCAGGAGAAATCGTCGGCGAGCACTTCTCGCGCTTCTTCACGCCGGAAGACCGCGACGCCGAACTACCGCTCAAGGCACTCGAAACGGCCGCGCGCGACGGCCGGTTCGAGGCGGAAGGATGGCGCGTGCGCAAGGACGGCACCCGCTTCTGGGCGCATGCCGTGCTCGATCCGATCCGATCGGACGACGGATCGCTGATCGGCTTCGCCAAGATCACGCGCGACATCACCGAGAAGCGGCGCCTGGAACAGGCGAGCTTCGACAGCGAGTTGCAGTTCCGCCTGCTGGTCCAGGGCGTGCGCGACTATGCCATCTACATGCTCGACCGGGATGGCCTGATCACCAGCTGGAATTCCGGTGCGCGCGCGATCAAGGGCTATGAGGAAGTGGAAATGCTCGGGCAGCATTTCTCGCGTTTCTACACGGCGGACGATCTCGCGCGCGGCGCACCAAAGGCTGCGCTGGAGACCGCCTTGCGCGAGGGCAAGTTCGAAGCGGAAGCGCAGCGCGTCCGCAAGGACGGCTCCTTGTTCTGGGCCCATGTCATCATCGATCCGATCTACAACGAGGCCGGCGAGCATGTCGGCTTTGCCAAGATCACGCGCGACATCAGCACGAAGCGCCAGGCCGAAGAGGAGTTGCGCGAGGCACAAGCTGCTTTGCTGCAGTCCCAGAAGCTGCAGGCGCTGGGCGAACTCGCTGGCGGCATCGCGCACGATTTCAACAATCTCATGACGGTGATGAGCGGCTCTGCCGATTTCCTGCTGCGGCAACCGGACATGTCGGTCGAGAAGCGCAATCGCTACCTGCACGTCATGCTCGAAACGGCGGAGCGCGCGACCAGCCTCACCTCGCAGCTGCTGGCCTTCGCGCGCCGCCAGCCGCTCGAGCCGGAGGTGATGGATCTCAGCGTGCGAATGGATGCGATGGGCGAGATGCTCCAGCGCACGCTGGGCGGCCAATACGACCTGCAGCTGGATCTCTCGCCGGCGTTATGGCGAGTCGAGATCGACCCCACTGGGCTGGAGACCGCCCTGCTGAACGCGGTGTTGAACGCCCGCGATGCGATGCCGAACGGCGGACAGATCACCATAGCGACGAAGAACCTCACCCAAGCCGATGGCGACATGGTCGCGCTGTCGATCAGCGATACCGGTGAGGGCATTCCGCGCGACAAGCTGGAGCGCGTCTTCGAACCGTTCTTCACCACCAAGCCGACCGGCAAGGGCACTGGTCTCGGGCTGTCGCAGATCCATGGCTTCGGGATCCAGTCCGGCGGGGCGGTCAGCATCGAATCGGAAGTCGGGCGGGGCACGACGGTCCACATCCTGTTGCCGCGGACGACCAAGTCCCTGCGGCACGATACCGATGGCCGGTCGGACATTGCGATCCCGGCGGGGCTGCATGTCCTGCTGGTGGAGGACAGTGATCACGTCCGCTATTTTGCCCGCGAACTGCTCGAGGATTTCGGATGCATCGTCGTCGAAGCGGCCAACGGCGAGGAGGCGCTCGGGCATTTGCGCGAGGGCGCGTTCGACATCGTCTTCTCGGACATCGTCATGCCCGGGATCAGCGGCCTCGATCTTGCCCAGAGGATCCAGCACGATCATCCCGATCTGCCCGTGCTCCTGGCCAGCGGGTATAGCAGCAAGCAGTTCATTCCGGTGGATCAGCGCGAGTTTCCGATCCTCCGAAAGCCCTACAAGCTCGAAACGCTCGCCGCGAGCATCAACCAGCTGCTCGGCGCGCGCTGA
- a CDS encoding PQQ-dependent sugar dehydrogenase: MRGSLIAIACVLALAGCGGGDGSIEQGPPAASPTPSPTPSPTPTSSPTPTPAVTAVNQRVVATFDNPWAMVFLPDGRMLVTEKSGQLQLVTQSGGKTAVANVPRVTFQGQLGLQDVVLDPDYAANSRIWITYAEPATGGQQLAVARATLSLAAAPQLNDVTVIWRATPATTGGQLGGRLAFAPDGRTLFVSSGERQQGTPAQDLSGTLGKIVRINLDGTAAAGNPFASTANAKAEIWSLGHRNPYGLVFASDGRLFESEMGPAGGDEFNLIETGRNYGWPRVSEGDNYDGTPIPRHATDLSFRAPLVSWTPVIAPGGMIQYRGSAFAGWTGDFLLAGLTQQGIVRVRVNGGQAGEVARISLGSRTREIEEGPNGSLWVLRDGDNGALIELSPR, encoded by the coding sequence ATGCGGGGTTCCTTGATCGCGATTGCGTGTGTTCTGGCGCTGGCCGGCTGTGGCGGCGGCGATGGCAGCATCGAACAGGGCCCGCCTGCGGCAAGTCCGACACCGTCGCCGACGCCCAGCCCGACACCCACGTCCAGCCCGACCCCGACGCCCGCCGTGACAGCCGTCAACCAGCGTGTCGTCGCGACCTTCGACAATCCCTGGGCGATGGTGTTCCTGCCCGATGGCCGCATGCTCGTCACCGAGAAATCGGGCCAGTTGCAGCTCGTCACGCAATCGGGCGGAAAGACGGCTGTGGCCAACGTCCCGCGCGTGACGTTCCAGGGCCAATTGGGGCTGCAGGATGTCGTGCTCGATCCGGACTACGCCGCCAATTCGCGGATCTGGATCACCTATGCCGAGCCCGCAACCGGTGGCCAGCAACTTGCGGTCGCCCGTGCGACGCTCAGCCTCGCGGCGGCGCCGCAGCTGAACGATGTCACCGTCATCTGGCGTGCCACGCCTGCCACCACCGGTGGGCAGCTTGGCGGCCGGCTGGCCTTTGCGCCGGATGGCCGGACTCTGTTCGTCAGCAGCGGCGAGCGGCAGCAGGGCACGCCGGCACAGGATCTCTCCGGCACGCTCGGCAAGATCGTGCGCATCAACCTGGACGGTACCGCGGCCGCGGGTAATCCGTTCGCCTCCACCGCCAATGCCAAGGCGGAGATCTGGTCGCTCGGCCACCGTAATCCCTACGGGCTGGTGTTCGCCTCCGATGGGCGGCTGTTCGAATCCGAAATGGGGCCGGCTGGCGGAGACGAGTTCAACCTGATCGAGACGGGGCGCAATTACGGCTGGCCGCGCGTCTCCGAAGGCGACAATTATGACGGAACGCCGATCCCGCGCCACGCCACCGATCTGTCCTTCAGGGCGCCATTGGTAAGCTGGACGCCGGTGATCGCGCCGGGCGGCATGATCCAATATCGGGGATCGGCCTTTGCCGGGTGGACCGGCGATTTCCTCCTGGCGGGGCTTACGCAGCAGGGCATTGTCCGCGTCCGCGTGAATGGCGGCCAGGCCGGCGAGGTCGCGCGGATCAGCCTCGGCAGCCGCACTCGGGAGATCGAGGAAGGACCGAATGGTTCGCTTTGGGTGCTGCGGGACGGCGACAATGGCGCACTAATAGAGCTTTCCCCGCGCTGA
- a CDS encoding NAD(P)/FAD-dependent oxidoreductase encodes MIRLTELKLPLHHADEALPAAICKRLRIGPRDLVRHVVARRAHDARDKANIELVYSIDVNVRNEAAVLARFRKDRQVQLTPNTSYRPVMKAPVGTMRPVVIGAGPCGLFAGLILAQMGFRPIILDRGKVVRERTKDTWGLWRRGVLDPESNVQFGEGGAGTFSDGKLYSRIKDDRHLDRKVLTEFVKAGAPPEILTEAHPHIGTFRLVKMVETMRETIEALGGEYRFSTRVDGVDVATDTTGERRIRGLHLHDGGYLEAERVVLAVGHSARDTFAMLHEAGFHVEAKPFSIGVRIEHPQGWIDRSRFGADAGNPILGAAEYHISHHCSNGRTVYSFCMCPGGTVVAATSEAGRVATNGMSQYSRNERNANSGLVVAIDPARDYPGDPLAGLALQRHWEERAYVAGGSTYAAPAQRLGDFLAGRPSTTLGTVVPSYQPGVRPTDLAACLPDFAVAAMREALPVFGRQIEGYDHPDVVMTGVETRTSSPVRFTRGDDLQSLNTAGLFPAGEGAGYAGGILSAAVDGIRVAEALALSIAAA; translated from the coding sequence ATGATCCGCCTTACCGAATTGAAGCTGCCACTCCACCATGCCGACGAAGCGCTGCCGGCCGCAATCTGCAAGAGGTTGCGGATCGGGCCGCGGGATCTCGTGCGGCATGTCGTCGCCCGCCGTGCGCATGATGCACGCGACAAGGCGAACATCGAACTGGTCTATTCGATCGATGTGAACGTGCGGAACGAAGCGGCGGTGCTCGCCCGCTTCCGCAAGGATCGGCAGGTGCAGCTCACCCCGAACACGAGCTATCGACCTGTCATGAAGGCGCCCGTCGGCACGATGCGGCCGGTGGTGATCGGCGCCGGCCCCTGCGGCTTGTTTGCCGGATTGATACTGGCGCAGATGGGCTTCCGCCCGATCATCCTCGATCGCGGCAAGGTGGTGCGCGAACGGACCAAGGATACCTGGGGGCTGTGGCGTCGCGGCGTGCTCGATCCGGAATCCAACGTGCAGTTCGGCGAGGGCGGCGCCGGCACCTTCTCAGACGGCAAGCTCTACAGCCGCATCAAGGACGATCGGCATCTCGACCGCAAGGTGCTGACCGAGTTCGTCAAGGCGGGCGCCCCGCCCGAGATCCTGACCGAGGCGCATCCGCATATCGGCACGTTCCGGCTGGTGAAGATGGTCGAGACGATGCGCGAGACGATCGAGGCGCTGGGCGGCGAATACCGCTTCTCCACGCGCGTCGACGGAGTGGATGTGGCGACCGACACCACGGGCGAACGCCGGATACGCGGCCTGCACCTCCATGATGGCGGTTATCTGGAGGCCGAGCGCGTCGTACTGGCGGTTGGCCATAGCGCGCGCGACACGTTCGCGATGCTGCACGAAGCGGGCTTCCATGTCGAAGCGAAACCCTTTTCCATCGGCGTGCGGATCGAACATCCGCAGGGTTGGATCGATCGCTCGCGATTCGGCGCCGATGCCGGCAACCCGATCCTGGGTGCCGCCGAATATCATATCTCGCATCATTGTTCGAACGGGCGCACCGTCTACAGCTTCTGCATGTGCCCCGGCGGCACGGTGGTTGCGGCGACCTCGGAAGCAGGCCGGGTCGCCACCAACGGCATGAGCCAATATTCGCGCAACGAGCGCAATGCGAATTCGGGGCTGGTCGTCGCGATCGACCCGGCACGCGATTATCCAGGCGATCCGCTCGCCGGCCTCGCGCTGCAGCGCCATTGGGAGGAGCGCGCTTATGTCGCGGGCGGATCGACCTATGCCGCGCCCGCCCAGCGGCTCGGCGATTTCCTCGCTGGCCGGCCCTCGACGACGCTCGGCACGGTGGTCCCCTCCTACCAACCCGGCGTCCGGCCGACCGATCTGGCGGCATGCCTGCCCGACTTCGCCGTCGCCGCGATGCGCGAGGCACTGCCCGTGTTCGGGCGGCAGATCGAGGGCTATGACCATCCCGACGTGGTGATGACCGGGGTCGAGACGCGCACCTCCTCGCCGGTGCGCTTCACGCGCGGCGACGATCTGCAGAGCCTCAACACCGCCGGGTTATTCCCGGCGGGGGAGGGGGCGGGCTATGCCGGCGGCATCCTCTCCGCCGCGGTCGACGGGATCCGGGTGGCCGAGGCGCTGGCGCTGAGCATCGCGGCGGCTTGA
- a CDS encoding alpha/beta fold hydrolase produces the protein MSFVTTQDGTEIFYKDWGSKDAQPIVFHHGWPLSSDDWDAQMLFFLGEGYRVVAHDRRGHGRSAQVGTGHDMDHYAADASAVAEHLDLKNAVHIGHSTGGGEVARYVAQHGQPQGRVAKAVLVSSVPPIMLKTEQYPGGLPIDVFDGFRSALAANRAQFFRDVAAGPFYGFNRGGATVLEPVIDNWWRQGMMGSALAHYAGIKAFSETDQTEDLKAITVPTLVLQGDDDQIVPYKNASELQAKLLPNAKLKIYPGYSHGMLTVNAAELNADLLAFIRS, from the coding sequence ATGAGCTTTGTCACGACACAGGACGGCACCGAAATCTTCTACAAGGACTGGGGGTCCAAGGACGCGCAGCCGATCGTCTTCCATCATGGCTGGCCCTTGTCTTCGGACGATTGGGACGCGCAGATGCTGTTCTTCCTGGGCGAGGGCTACCGCGTCGTGGCGCACGATCGCCGCGGTCACGGACGCTCGGCGCAGGTCGGCACCGGCCACGATATGGATCATTATGCCGCCGATGCCTCGGCGGTCGCCGAACATCTCGACCTGAAGAACGCGGTGCATATCGGTCACTCGACCGGCGGCGGCGAAGTCGCGCGCTATGTCGCCCAGCATGGCCAACCGCAGGGTCGCGTCGCCAAGGCGGTGCTGGTCAGCTCGGTGCCGCCGATCATGCTCAAGACCGAGCAATATCCGGGCGGCTTGCCAATCGACGTGTTCGACGGCTTCCGTTCAGCCCTTGCTGCGAACCGCGCGCAATTCTTCCGCGATGTCGCCGCCGGCCCGTTCTACGGCTTCAACCGCGGCGGTGCGACGGTGCTGGAGCCGGTGATCGACAATTGGTGGCGCCAAGGCATGATGGGCAGCGCGCTCGCGCATTACGCCGGCATCAAGGCATTCTCCGAAACCGACCAGACCGAGGATCTCAAGGCGATCACCGTGCCGACCTTGGTGCTGCAGGGCGACGACGATCAGATCGTGCCGTACAAGAACGCTTCGGAGTTGCAGGCCAAGCTGCTGCCGAATGCCAAGCTCAAGATCTATCCGGGCTATTCGCACGGCATGCTGACCGTCAACGCGGCCGAGCTCAACGCCGACCTGCTCGCTTTCATCCGCAGCTGA
- a CDS encoding TMEM175 family protein has protein sequence MNKGRLEAFTDGVIAIIITIMVLELKVPRGGDLSALSAELPVLLAYVLSFVNVGLYWNNHHHLLHATDRIDGRVLWANLFLLFWLSLVPFVIRWHDESHFAVGATAAYGIVLGMAAVGFQLTQRAIIACNGPASTVARAVGRDWKGWGSILLYAVAVPIAFVSRAAAIAIYIAVIALWLVPDRRMARAILGSVR, from the coding sequence ATGAACAAGGGCCGGCTGGAAGCCTTCACCGATGGCGTGATCGCCATCATCATCACGATCATGGTGCTGGAGTTGAAAGTGCCGCGGGGCGGCGACTTGTCGGCGCTGTCGGCCGAACTGCCAGTGCTGCTCGCTTATGTGCTGAGCTTCGTCAATGTCGGGCTCTACTGGAACAACCACCATCACCTGCTGCACGCCACCGACCGGATCGATGGCCGAGTGCTGTGGGCCAATCTGTTCCTGCTGTTCTGGCTCAGCCTGGTGCCATTCGTGATCCGCTGGCACGACGAGAGCCATTTCGCGGTCGGCGCGACCGCGGCGTACGGGATCGTGCTGGGCATGGCGGCGGTGGGGTTTCAGCTGACCCAACGGGCGATCATCGCCTGCAATGGCCCCGCCTCCACCGTGGCCAGAGCGGTCGGCCGCGACTGGAAAGGGTGGGGCAGCATCCTGCTATACGCCGTCGCCGTGCCAATCGCCTTTGTCAGCCGCGCGGCGGCGATCGCGATCTACATCGCCGTGATCGCGCTATGGCTGGTGCCCGACCGGCGCATGGCGCGCGCCATCTTGGGTAGCGTACGCTAG
- the nagA gene encoding N-acetylglucosamine-6-phosphate deacetylase, producing the protein MFIALFNCSTLIDDALVDDLAVILDGERIVAVVGEQDIPVAADRCDLDGAVLAPGFIDTQVNGGGGVLFNDAPSVETIATIGAAHRRFGTTGFLPTLISDDLAVVRAGIAAVDAAILAGVPGVLGIHIEGPFLNRDRKGIHDPNKIIALDETGVAAITGLKHGRTLVTLAPEQTNPAMIARLAAAGIIIAAGHTNGSYDEITAAMTAGMTGFTHLFNAMSQLTSREPGVVGAALDAKAWSGLIVDGRHVHPATLRIAAMANPDRLMLVTDAMPSVGQVDKSFVLQGHKVQVIDGVCINDDGTLAGSDLDMAGAVRNAQAMMGVTQARALNMASRNPASFLRLEHRLGKIAVGYAADLVALADNGEVRSTWIGGRAS; encoded by the coding sequence ATGTTTATTGCGCTCTTCAATTGCTCCACCCTCATCGACGACGCGCTGGTCGATGACTTGGCCGTGATCCTTGATGGTGAGAGGATCGTTGCCGTCGTCGGGGAGCAGGACATCCCAGTTGCTGCCGATCGCTGCGATCTTGACGGGGCGGTCCTTGCCCCCGGTTTCATCGACACGCAGGTCAATGGCGGCGGCGGCGTGCTGTTCAACGATGCGCCGAGCGTGGAGACCATCGCCACGATCGGGGCCGCACACCGCCGCTTTGGGACAACGGGTTTCCTGCCGACGCTGATCAGCGACGATCTCGCGGTCGTGCGCGCGGGCATTGCGGCGGTGGACGCGGCGATCCTGGCCGGGGTGCCGGGGGTGCTCGGCATCCATATCGAAGGGCCGTTCCTCAACAGGGATCGCAAGGGAATCCACGACCCGAACAAGATCATCGCGCTGGACGAAACCGGCGTCGCGGCGATCACCGGCCTGAAACACGGCCGCACGCTCGTCACGCTCGCGCCCGAACAGACCAATCCGGCGATGATCGCCCGGCTGGCAGCGGCGGGCATCATCATCGCGGCGGGCCATACCAACGGCAGCTATGACGAAATAACTGCAGCGATGACTGCCGGAATGACGGGCTTTACGCATCTTTTTAACGCTATGTCGCAACTTACCTCGCGCGAGCCGGGGGTGGTGGGGGCGGCGCTCGATGCCAAGGCGTGGAGCGGGCTGATCGTCGATGGCCGGCATGTGCATCCCGCGACGCTCAGAATCGCTGCCATGGCGAACCCTGACCGCCTGATGCTCGTCACCGATGCGATGCCGAGCGTCGGGCAGGTGGACAAGAGCTTCGTCCTGCAGGGACACAAGGTGCAGGTGATCGACGGCGTTTGCATCAACGACGATGGCACGCTGGCCGGATCCGATCTCGACATGGCCGGTGCTGTGCGCAATGCGCAAGCGATGATGGGCGTCACGCAGGCGCGGGCATTGAACATGGCGAGCCGGAACCCGGCGTCGTTTCTCCGCCTGGAGCATCGCCTCGGCAAAATCGCCGTCGGCTACGCCGCCGACCTCGTGGCGCTGGCGGATAATGGCGAAGTGCGCTCTACCTGGATCGGCGGGCGGGCGTCGTAG